TCAACCGGGTCAAAGACCAACGCCGACACCCAGCCCCGAACAGGAAGCCGCACTGTGTTCGGCGGCGAGCCATCGAGGGGTGCGATGATCAACGCGCTTCCCCCTTCTGGTGACGGCGAGACGATGGCGGCGGCGGCAGTTCCGAGGTCGAGTAAGGCCGTGATCTCAGCGCCGGGGTCTGGCACGAGTGAACGGATAACGGTTTCGGCTCGAACGTCATGAGCGGATGTTTGAAGAATGTCTATCCCGCCATCGCCCGGCTGGGCGAACAGCAGATTTCCGTCTGCCGTCGTGACGCTTGCGGCCCAGTCGGCAGTTGCTGGAGTCGAGACCCCGCGAACGCCGGCGGCCACAATCCGATACTCCTGCCGGAACCGAAGCAACTGGGTCAGCTCGATTACCAACGTTGAGCCCTCGACGCTCGCACGAAACTCAGCTGGAGGATCAAGGACAACGCCCTCCGCTGAGGAATCAGAAAGCGCCTGGTTGCCGGTGAGTAGGATGCGCTGTCCCTGCAGCTGCGTCAGGGCCTCGGAATCGAAGCTAATGCCCTGCTGTTGCGGCCCTCGCGACATCGAGGTTGCCCCTGCCACCATCGTCAACAGCAGCAACGCACCAACAACGGCCGCGACCGTACGCGAAAAACTACTCATATTCGTAGGGCTCCTGAGGCTCTTCGATCATTTCGATCGCTGTTGGTGAAACGACGAGGGCGGTGAGGCTTGAGCCGCCCGGGTTCGCAACCAGCGTCCCCTGCACGGTCACCCAATCGCCGTCAGCGAGCGGTTCCCACTGGGCGCCAGCCTGCCAGCCCGGCGCACGGACCGGCACCCCAACCGGTTGCGCATCAACGGCGCAGCACGCGATCACAAAGCGAGTGACAAAGAGGATGTTGTTGTCGTTGGCGTCTGCGGTCACAAAGCCGGTCACCACAACCGGTTCACCAACGAGCGACCGCACGTCTGTCGTGTGACGGATGAGCGACCCGAGCTCGTGTGTGTTCAGCGAGGCTACGGCTCCGGGTTCGACGGCCATGGACGATTTCCCAGTGGCGCTTCCGCCGCCAGCGAGGCCGTCGACTGTCGTTCGGGTGCTGAGCGTTGCCGGCGGAACAACGAGCATTCCCGCGGCGACAACAACGCAGGTCAGGATGCCGATCGTGCGTCCGGCAGCGGCTAGCCAAGTTCGTGCGCCGGAATCGGTCTGATGTTCGTGATCGTGATCGTGTTCGTGGCCATCCTCGCCCGTACTCGCGGCGTTCCTCCCGAATCTCAGTATGACGGCGAGCATCCCGACCACAACCCCGATACCGGCCATGGCCGACGCAAACACCGTGTAGCGGGGGTGGATATAGAGTTGCAGCTGCCCGGTGCCCGCGAGGGTTACGATGCTTCCGCACACCACGAGGAGCAGCAAAACCAGCCCCCATTCGCGAGGCTTCCACACTGGGCGCGAAGCACGGGAACGCTTAGGCAACACTGTTGATCACCAGCCCGACGCATGCCGCCCCAAGCGCGGCAAGCCCAGTCATCAGCAGCAGCGCTTTGGCGGTAAACGTGGTTTTGAGCAGAGCAAGCATCTTGATGTCGATCATGGCTCCAAACACAAGGAACACGGCAAGCCCGCCAGGCAAGAAGGTTGAGCCGAACGACAGTGCAAAAAAGGCATCAACGTTTGAGCACACCGCGATACAGAAAGCGAGCACGAGCATCACGAGCACCGAGAGCACCGGATGCCCACCAACAGCGGCGAGGGCTTGCTGCGGCACAAATGCCTGAATGGCCCCGGCGATAGTTGCGCCGATGATCACTGCCGGCAGCATGATTCCACACTCAGCGGTGAACTGCGAGATTGCGCGCCTCCAGCGGTTACGACCAATGAGCGGCGGCGTTCCTACCTCGCAGCGCGCAGCGAACGATGGGACAAGAAGCGTTTCTGGATTGGCATGCTTGCTCAAGACCCAACCGATGAGGTTTGCGATCAGAAAGCCGCCGACGATTCGGCCGATGAGGATTCCCCCGTCCCAGCCAAACGCCTGATACGTCGTGACGATGACGATGGGATTCAGAATGGGTGCGGCAAGGAGAAACGTCGCGGATTCCGGCACCGTGAGCCCCTTGAGCATCAGCCCCCTCGCAAGCGGAACGTTGCCACATTCGCAAACGGGGAAGAGCATCCCAACGAGCGAGAGCACCGCCCTTCGCTGGACGGGTCGCTTTGGCAGGATGCGGTGGATAAGCGAGTCGGGCACCCAATTTTGGATGCCAACCGATACGAGCACGCCGAGGACAACAAAGGGCACCGATTCGTAGACCACGCTCAGGGTGAGGGTGAGCAGGTCGCCGAGGATTGGGCTCACATTCATCGCGCGCTACGCGACGAACGAGTTGGGCACGTATTCATTGGTTCCTTCAAGAATCAGCAGCATTAACGATAATGATTCTCACATAGAATAAGCCTCGGCGCACAACGGCTCGCTCAATTGGTCACGAGCGATGCGCAGGGGTATCCTAGTACCTGGCCCACTCTCGATCGGAGTTCTTTTCGTATGTCCTCTCGCGGATCTTCTTTTGTCTCGACCGAGGGAGACGGAACCGACGGGGCGATTGCAGGACGGGCCGACAGCGAATCCCTTCGCGACAAAATCACTCGATATTACTCACTGACCAAGCCAGGCGTTCTCTACGGCAACGTACTCACCGCGGCGGCAGGATTCCTCCTCGCAAGCCGAGGTTCGGTCGACACGCTCCTCTTCCTCATCCTCGTCATCGGCACAACGCTGGTCATCGCATCGGCAACCGTACTCAACAACGTGCTCGACCGCGATATTGACCAAGAGATGGAGCGCACCAAAAAACGGGCAACCGTTACCGGCCGCATCGGCGCCCGAAACGCAACAATCTTCTCGATCATCCTTGGCGTCACCGGCATGGCAATGCTCATCCTCTGGACCAATTGGCTCGTCGTCGCGGTTGGTCTTGGCGGATTCATCACCTACGTTGTGCTCTACGGCATGCTGTCGAAGCGCATGTCGATTCACGGCACACTTGTTGGCAGCATTTCCGGAGCCGCCCCGAT
The DNA window shown above is from Lysinibacter cavernae and carries:
- a CDS encoding TIGR03943 family putative permease subunit translates to MPKRSRASRPVWKPREWGLVLLLLVVCGSIVTLAGTGQLQLYIHPRYTVFASAMAGIGVVVGMLAVILRFGRNAASTGEDGHEHDHDHEHQTDSGARTWLAAAGRTIGILTCVVVAAGMLVVPPATLSTRTTVDGLAGGGSATGKSSMAVEPGAVASLNTHELGSLIRHTTDVRSLVGEPVVVTGFVTADANDNNILFVTRFVIACCAVDAQPVGVPVRAPGWQAGAQWEPLADGDWVTVQGTLVANPGGSSLTALVVSPTAIEMIEEPQEPYEYE
- a CDS encoding permease — translated: MNVSPILGDLLTLTLSVVYESVPFVVLGVLVSVGIQNWVPDSLIHRILPKRPVQRRAVLSLVGMLFPVCECGNVPLARGLMLKGLTVPESATFLLAAPILNPIVIVTTYQAFGWDGGILIGRIVGGFLIANLIGWVLSKHANPETLLVPSFAARCEVGTPPLIGRNRWRRAISQFTAECGIMLPAVIIGATIAGAIQAFVPQQALAAVGGHPVLSVLVMLVLAFCIAVCSNVDAFFALSFGSTFLPGGLAVFLVFGAMIDIKMLALLKTTFTAKALLLMTGLAALGAACVGLVINSVA
- the cyoE gene encoding heme o synthase; amino-acid sequence: MSSRGSSFVSTEGDGTDGAIAGRADSESLRDKITRYYSLTKPGVLYGNVLTAAAGFLLASRGSVDTLLFLILVIGTTLVIASATVLNNVLDRDIDQEMERTKKRATVTGRIGARNATIFSIILGVTGMAMLILWTNWLVVAVGLGGFITYVVLYGMLSKRMSIHGTLVGSISGAAPILAGYVGVTGSIDAAAIIAFLAMFFWQMPEFFSISIYRHDEYERAGVPVISVVRGIQHTKIQIFVYTVLFVVSTLLLQPFGYVGWVYTAVMGALGVYWIAIGIVGLSPSSKEADEHWARKMFRFSLVMVLALCLMVSIGPILP